The genomic DNA ATTTCCTGGAGCAGAAAGTTTGACAGGATTGTCTGACACCTTTCACACAATGGTTTGAACTCCGCATCAACAAAGAAACCCTGCTGCGGTCACGTTACGTAAAAGCATAAGCCAATCATATTTTCCTTTTGACACATTTAAGCACCGGAGTGTGTGACTAAACTCGCTTTGTCACCCGCTGATTAGAAGAATGCTGTGAGCTATTTGAATCAGTGACGTGATTCAGAAGATACCATCGTTTGCATCGTTTATTGGATTCAGAACAAATATGGAATATAAATTATCAAATGTAGAAAAACACATGTCACGCTGCAAGACTTCCAACCACGTCTGCAACATACAATTATGTTGCTTTCAGTGGTATAAGTGAAAAGTCATTTCATGTCACAGAGCTTAGTTTTAGTAATAACAGGCTATGCGCATTCTGTAAGGTGCTTCAGCAGGGAAAACAAGTCGAGCTGCACCCCCGCACACAAAGCCCCCAcccaacacgcacacaccacactcacacaaagtGAACTACGATATATGATTACAAAGAAGAATAAGTTTAATattaaatgtgcttttacaaATGCAATGCTAAATTCAAAGATAAGAATCAATCATCATTTGCTataaaaaggtgtgtgtgtgtgtgtgtgtgtgtgtgtgtgtgtgtgtgtgtgtgtgtgtgtgtgtgtgtgtgtgtgtgtgtgtgtgtgacgctcTAGTTAAAGTCCAGTCAGGGAGGCTGTTCTTTTGCATGCTTATTCCTGCAACTTATGTCTCAAGCCATCCTGCATTCACTCCTCTcaagcgcgcgcgcgcgcactgTCACGGTTCACTGGCACACATGAATAAAGCAGAGCTGTCATTGATGTTGTCTGTTACACGTGAACTTTTCCTTCTGACGAgtcaaaatgtctcctgtgaaaAAAGCTTCTCTCCACTATGACCTTAAAAACAGCCACATCAGTCACAGGCGTCATGCAAAATTCTGAGGAGGGGGACACAATTAGAGGAGGGggcatgagaggaaaaaagagaggaaaaaaaaatgatgtaattTCCTACAATTTAACATATTTATTCAACAACTTTAAAACTTCACTGAACTCTCACTTTCCATCAGggtaaatattttatatttattttgagCTTTTCATGTCAATtatttcagctgttgtggttaTGTTAATATTGAAAATTATTCTTTTTCACTCCCTTCTACTGTAGCTTCTACACAGCTGCCACTATTCTTGAAAAAGAGCTACATTTTGTTTGCTTCACCCAAAAATTTAAGGAGCATAAGTTCACATAGAAAGACTATTTCAACAACGCAAAAATAAGACAAGACATAGACAATAAAGCCACAGATGAATCAGCTGTATATGCACTTATCTTTACCTGCTTCACACAGATCAATAACTTTTTATAGTTAAGTGTATATGGCtatttgcaaaaacaaacatacacgGATAGCAATGACAATGATGCATTGTGCTCCAGTACACACCCCCTGAGCCAATAGCAGCTAACCCAGCAGCTTGAAGCACACACCCACCCATCAGTGAGCAGTATCTGCTAGGCCGGTTGGAGTTGAAAGGTACATCCGTGATGGCTATTTTGCCTGTGTTTATATGACTGTGGCATTTAACAGAGTTATTTATTTCTGTAGTTCATTAAAAGAACCAGTCTTCTCATGACTACCCTTCTCCTAACGCTCACCCCCCTGCAGCTGTCAGGCAGTACAGAATTTCAAAAAGTCCCCCTTCATAAACCCTCAAACTGCCTACTGCATGCTTTTAGATGAAGTCAGGAACCTTCAGTACATCCTGAAGAAAGCCAACTGCATCACAATATCAACCTACAGTCATAAAGGGTAAAGAAGGCAAGATACATAGGTTTGTCAGTACACATTGTCTGTGGTTATAAGGTGTGGTTGGAGCTGTTATCACACCAGTGAGGTAAACATACTGTATAGATATCAGCTCCAACCTGTGTATGACTCTGAGATGACAGTTCATGCAGTCATTTACATTAAACTGTACTATTGAGCCGATTGGGCATTGACCGTGGGAGTGATCTTTGTGTCACACTTGAAAATGTTGAGCTGATTCGTTGGAAGGGTCGCCTCACCTTTGAGAGCCAAGTGGTTGAGATCATTCAAATCAACCAATGACACGAGTTTTAAACATTATCAATGTGAGGAAGTCGTGTAGGTCAGCAGCAATGTGAAGAAAGGTCTCTTCCTACACAGTGAGGCGTATCTGTCGTTAGCGTGCCGCAGTGAGGTTTTCTACTCAATATTCTCCTTCCATGGACTGAGGTTAAAGGCAGGGATGTTCCTACATTTAGTAAACTTGGATATGGTTGTGTATTGGAAGGGCTGTTCTGGTATTTCAGTGATACCAGTGTTGTCACAGATGATACGGGAAAGTGACGTCTGCTTCAGGGACTCCCTCTGGGCCTCAGTGAAGACTCCCTCGTTCTGCCACCAAAGTCTGAAAGTGACagtttgttaatgttttaaagCGTGGCTACCACAACTATGTCCTCATCTTTAGCTCAGGACAGCCAGTTATAGAGTTTCTGGTCTGCCTCCTGTCTGCTTACCGGTCTCCCTGGCGGATCCTCTGGAATTGAGTGGCAATCAGGCAGGCAAACAGAGGTCCAACTCTTCCTCCACGGACAAATGGCTCAgccactcctcccagccacacATCAATATTGTCAGGTTTGCCGTAGAGATCCAGCAAGCTTTTGGCCAGTTTATCATTTTCCAGCACTTTTGCCAGCTGTCTCtcattttgtggttgtgacagCCCGCAGAACTCACGCCATTTGAGGTAGCCTAAGAAGGAGCGCACGGTTTGAAAATCTTGCTGTGATAAAGATGCTGTATGATCTGAAATGTCTGCAGGCAAAATTCTAGAGACATAAGACAGAAAGTAGATCGAAAGATTAAATCAGAGTAATACCAGGAAGTGCATGGTCTCTGCCTCGCTGCATGTTGAGAGAGGCCAGATCCAGCGCCAACTCGGTGGAGAATTCAAACAGCCGTTCCCTCAGCTCATCATGCATCATACGATCCTGCGTGTTCAGCTTGGCCTTGCGACCCACCAGCCCTCTCAGGATTGGGTCCAAACCACCTGAGAAGCACATGAGATAGGAGCAATTTAAGTTAGACCATATTAAGACTTAGTGTAGTtacatttttatattaatatCAAATTAACTTATGCCTACTAATGCTGGGGATCCCCCTGAGAATTATGACCCCATTCACATTCTTGCATTGAGGAACTAAACAGGCTCTGACTTCCTGAAATGGATGGGTTGCATGGATAGTAATCCTTGATCAGTGCTagtatatgtacagtatatcgTAGCTTGAAGCGGTTGCATCTGATTGTTCTGGAGTCTTTCTGTCCACTATGTGGTACAGTGCTTAAAACAATCTTGGCCATACCCTCAAAGACGATCCTCCACGGTGTGAAGAAGGCTCTGTGCAGCAGTGGGCTGGGGTAGTCATGGTGCTCCTGGTACTTCTCATCAAGGCGAAACATGAATGGCTGAACCATCAGATGGGCAAATCGGTAGGCAGCTGTGGCGAACACATTGGAGATGCTGGGGTCCACGTTTTCATCATAACCAGGGTAGGTGGACAGCTGCTTGGCAACGAAGTCTGGACCAACGATGTGGAGTAAATAGTCCCTGAAAGTGAgaacctgaaagacaaaaaagagtTAAGTGAACCATGCAAGGACATACCATCCAACCCTCATATCATTACTCCATCCCTGCAGTCCATGCAGCCAGGCCCCTCTCTGACCTGGAAGTATCCTCCCATGATCTTTCGAGCCTCCTGGTAAAGTCTCTCTCCGCCCCAGAGAGGATTGAGTTTGGCCAGAGCACGTGCCAGTCGGTTGTGTTCAcgcagcatcagtgtgtgtaaaGAGGTCAGACCAATGTTCTCATTGGATCGCTCATCACCTGGGAAACAAAGCAGACGACAGCCTTTAATACTGCCAGTTAAAGGTTTCCTTACCTACATTGTAAGCTCTGCTGACTATGACAACTACAGTGTGTCATAAATTGACTGTCTTCAAAAAGATCATACTTGAGATCCAATAACTTGAATATGTATAAAATGAAACTGCTGTAAGCACCGTATAATTCTGAGATTAAAAGATGCTGCCACCCACCAGCCACAAAGCAGGGCACCTCCTGAGCATTAACGTCATTAGTGATGCGAGCTCGTGTGGCACACATGTTGACACTCATGTTGCTGAAGGGCAGGAGCTCACGGCCGTTGTCAGTGAACTTTGTGTTGACCCTCAACAGGCCCTCATCTGAGGAGAGGTTCCGCAGTAAGATAGCCTTGGTATCGTCTGCACCGTACACCTGGCCCACATCGATGAAAGCTGTGAGAGAGTTCATCTGCTCGCGGACAGTGCTCGCACCAAAGATGTGGCCTGTGTTGCCAGAAccacaagctgctgcagagcggAAGAAGGGTATGCACTTCTCTGAGTTTCTGCCAAAGCGGGGGTCTTGCCTGGGAATCTGTTTGGACAGGAGACAGTTGGCgttctgtgtttatgtatgtttgagCTTTAGATGTGTTGTCTGTTCTTGTCTAACGTAATGACACTGACCTCAATGGGGAAGCAAGGCTCTGTGCGCTCACAGCTCTTGTCACAGTCAATACCGTTGCTGAACGAGCGGATGACGGGAGAGTGAGGAGTGAAGGTCAGGTCGTGGTCGGTCCACTGGCCGAAGATTGTCACCAGGTGAGTGTAGAGTGGGTCGTTCTCCACTCTGTAGTCTGCTATGCGAAGAATCTGGTTGGACACTTCTCTCACCTGCAGACAATGAGCACCTTGATGAAAATACTACAAGTGAGGAAATACCTTAAGTATCACTGCAGATGTGATTTGACACTATCACTGTATATTGTTCAGTACTATTGgttttctccacctcctcatgAGCTCAGTTTCTATGCATACATAGTGTACTTGATAAAGAATATATAAATGTGGTACCAAAGGAAGAATTCGTCTGTTGACTCTCCATCTAGGGTCCCAGCCTTTAGGCAGGGAGATTCCATCCTGGTACTCGGCAGGGAGCCAGCGGGTGAAAGGTGTGTTGGAGGATCCCCAGCGGGTGTTTTTTcttgggaaaaagaaaaaaataatcctttatttttctttgtcccTGTCTGTTCCAAGGACAAATGTTAGCACTCCGACTATCCACTCGCCACAGGGGCAAAACATGTAAGCAGTCATTTTACTGTAGACATGCTTGTCGCTGGTTTGTCCATTAATCTTAAACTTAGCGGCTACCTCACCTGTTGTTGCAGATGCTGCTTATCGTGCGAAACTTGTCTAAGCTGGGAGTCGTCTTGCAAGGAGGGACACGACGTCGGGCAGAGCAGCCCGTCAGGTCAGCAATGACCCGCAGATCCTCCTCCGAGATGAAATCTGATTAACGGAGGCAAAGAATAGACATCTTAGCTTTGACTTGAAGCTACTTTATGAAAATTCAAAGAATATATTGTGGATACACACCTGTGGCATTGATGGAGCGTTTTTGATGTCTTTCCAAAGACCTCTTGATCAGTTTCACGGCAACATGCATGTAGTCAGCAGAACGCACGGCAAGACGGGTTTGCCCAAGGGGCTGCTTCAACAACCGCAGGACGTCTGAAGGACTGGCTGAATTCCTCCTCACACGTTCAATGCTCCTGTTGTGTAAACACGCAAGATTCATGAGCACTTAGATGCTTTGGATGCCATATAACTTGCAGTTTGAACGTATTTCATATATTCGTGTTATGCCTTTTCTCGTTTGTCACTGCAGAATGTGTGCAGGAGTTCAGCAGGTTTGTGCACTCACTCTCTTCTGGAGTACTCATAAGCCGAGTCCACCGTGTCCTTGGCTTCAATCACAGCTTTTTCAATGGCACTTCTGCTCAAACGTGTTTCTGAAGgcaaaaacatgtttcagtcaGTCTGCTCTCTGAGGTCTTAAACACCCTCCAGTCACCTCTCACAGTTAACGTTTTTCAAAAGATCACTGAAGTTGACTTGGTAGTCTGCACGTGTACAATATCAATTCAGTA from Chaetodon trifascialis isolate fChaTrf1 chromosome 6, fChaTrf1.hap1, whole genome shotgun sequence includes the following:
- the LOC139332412 gene encoding eosinophil peroxidase-like; the encoded protein is MKWIFCLMAAGLCLCLQSHVDAETRLSRSAIEKAVIEAKDTVDSAYEYSRRESIERVRRNSASPSDVLRLLKQPLGQTRLAVRSADYMHVAVKLIKRSLERHQKRSINATDFISEEDLRVIADLTGCSARRRVPPCKTTPSLDKFRTISSICNNRKNTRWGSSNTPFTRWLPAEYQDGISLPKGWDPRWRVNRRILPLVREVSNQILRIADYRVENDPLYTHLVTIFGQWTDHDLTFTPHSPVIRSFSNGIDCDKSCERTEPCFPIEIPRQDPRFGRNSEKCIPFFRSAAACGSGNTGHIFGASTVREQMNSLTAFIDVGQVYGADDTKAILLRNLSSDEGLLRVNTKFTDNGRELLPFSNMSVNMCATRARITNDVNAQEVPCFVAGDERSNENIGLTSLHTLMLREHNRLARALAKLNPLWGGERLYQEARKIMGGYFQVLTFRDYLLHIVGPDFVAKQLSTYPGYDENVDPSISNVFATAAYRFAHLMVQPFMFRLDEKYQEHHDYPSPLLHRAFFTPWRIVFEGGLDPILRGLVGRKAKLNTQDRMMHDELRERLFEFSTELALDLASLNMQRGRDHALPGYLKWREFCGLSQPQNERQLAKVLENDKLAKSLLDLYGKPDNIDVWLGGVAEPFVRGGRVGPLFACLIATQFQRIRQGDRLWWQNEGVFTEAQRESLKQTSLSRIICDNTGITEIPEQPFQYTTISKFTKCRNIPAFNLSPWKENIE